One genomic segment of Neochlamydia sp. AcF84 includes these proteins:
- the dusB gene encoding tRNA dihydrouridine synthase DusB, whose amino-acid sequence MKDRTSFLQVPFQLGAIQLPNNIFYAPLAGCSDYPFRQMSANYHPGLIYCEMVKMDALVRFDQGTFHILDYARRMHPIGGQICGSKPEIAGQAAKIIEDLGFDVVDLNCGCPVDKVTKDGSGSGMMKNPALIGEVLEKMVAAVKIPVTVKIRAGWDENLINAPLITQIAEQAGAKAICIHGRTRQQGYRGAANWDWIKACKEVAKSIKIIGNGDIFDAVAAEKIFEHTGCDAILISRGTLGQPWIVEDIMRKLQGEEPRSRTLEDCRQALLEHFNYTINYQQTRRAVVDMRRVGCWYLKKSAGTRAFREQISRAESVEQVQDLILNFPLGEMNGNEMIDQSEDETSC is encoded by the coding sequence ATGAAAGATAGAACATCATTTCTCCAGGTGCCTTTTCAGCTAGGGGCTATTCAACTTCCTAATAATATCTTTTATGCTCCTTTAGCGGGATGTTCCGATTATCCTTTTCGTCAAATGTCAGCTAATTATCATCCGGGGTTGATATATTGTGAAATGGTCAAAATGGATGCCCTAGTGCGTTTCGATCAAGGAACATTTCATATTTTGGATTATGCTCGCCGCATGCATCCTATTGGAGGACAAATCTGTGGAAGTAAACCAGAAATTGCCGGCCAGGCTGCAAAAATTATTGAAGATTTAGGTTTTGATGTTGTCGACTTAAATTGTGGCTGTCCTGTCGATAAGGTGACTAAGGATGGAAGTGGATCGGGAATGATGAAAAACCCTGCCTTGATTGGCGAGGTCCTAGAAAAAATGGTGGCAGCTGTTAAAATTCCCGTGACGGTTAAGATACGAGCTGGATGGGATGAAAATCTTATCAATGCTCCTTTGATCACGCAAATAGCAGAGCAAGCCGGTGCAAAAGCTATATGTATTCATGGCCGTACGCGCCAACAGGGTTATCGAGGAGCGGCCAACTGGGATTGGATTAAAGCATGCAAAGAGGTTGCAAAATCGATTAAAATTATTGGCAATGGAGATATATTCGATGCCGTGGCTGCAGAGAAAATATTTGAGCATACCGGCTGCGACGCCATCCTCATCTCTCGTGGAACTTTAGGCCAGCCTTGGATCGTAGAAGACATCATGAGAAAGCTTCAAGGGGAAGAGCCTAGGAGCCGTACTTTAGAAGACTGCCGACAGGCCTTGCTTGAGCATTTCAATTATACGATTAATTATCAACAGACACGCCGTGCGGTGGTAGACATGCGCCGAGTAGGCTGTTGGTATCTAAAAAAATCTGCTGGGACACGAGCTTTTAGGGAACAGATAAGCCGAGCCGAATCGGTAGAGCAGGTACAGGATTTGATTTTAAATTTTCCGTTAGGAGAAATGAATGGAAATGAAATGATTGATCAATCAGAAGACGAGACATCTTGTTAA
- a CDS encoding acylphosphatase gives MNKLFPLQEPLELHAVASGRVQGVGFRLATLHYASQLELTGTVRNLENGSVEIIAQGPKEKLEKLLALIQARFGSSYITCLEVIYSPPSTSYPHFQILP, from the coding sequence ATGAATAAATTATTTCCCCTTCAAGAGCCATTAGAATTACATGCTGTAGCCTCGGGCCGCGTGCAAGGTGTCGGTTTTCGATTAGCTACTCTCCATTATGCCTCTCAACTAGAGCTTACAGGCACCGTGCGTAACCTTGAAAATGGAAGTGTAGAAATTATAGCGCAAGGTCCTAAGGAGAAATTAGAAAAACTTCTTGCTCTTATCCAAGCACGCTTTGGAAGTAGCTATATAACATGTTTAGAAGTTATTTATAGCCCACCTTCCACTTCTTACCCGCATTTTCAAATTCTACCTTGA
- a CDS encoding class I SAM-dependent RNA methyltransferase has protein sequence MNTYKDIQCPHFAVCSGCTINENVDKPPLLEEVYHFFSEQSVPFNYYSEQVVKWRHRAKLAVRGSAENPLIGLYENGTHQVVDIPLCRVHHPSINQAIEKLKTWIKAYKIKPYNEITQEGLLRYVQCVVNRPSGRVQLSLVLNASSGREELLAAKLLWDLNPEGWHSIWINCNQQRTNVIFGKEWVLVKGEEDLWETIAGAKVCFHPANFAQANLAVFERLLNDLKSSLIANERIVEYYAGVGVIGFSLAKKAEKIECCEINPWAQISFEKARQCQGFSHISLISGSSSSHTELLNHASIVIVDPPRKGLDRSLLSALLENEFPQELHYISCGWNSFKQDWKELTKSWQLICAQAYLFFPGTNQLEVLAKFKKK, from the coding sequence ATGAATACTTATAAAGATATCCAGTGCCCGCATTTTGCTGTTTGTTCAGGTTGTACGATCAATGAAAATGTTGATAAACCCCCTCTTTTAGAAGAAGTTTACCATTTTTTCTCTGAACAAAGCGTGCCTTTTAATTATTATTCTGAGCAAGTGGTGAAATGGCGTCATCGTGCTAAGCTGGCAGTAAGAGGCTCTGCTGAAAATCCTCTTATCGGCCTTTATGAAAATGGAACTCATCAAGTAGTGGATATACCCTTATGCCGGGTGCATCATCCTTCAATTAACCAAGCCATTGAAAAATTAAAAACCTGGATCAAAGCTTATAAAATCAAGCCTTATAATGAAATCACTCAGGAAGGGCTGTTGCGTTATGTCCAGTGTGTTGTTAATAGGCCAAGCGGACGAGTACAGCTTTCTTTAGTTTTAAATGCTTCTAGTGGAAGAGAGGAGCTTTTAGCGGCCAAGCTTTTATGGGATCTGAATCCAGAGGGGTGGCATTCAATATGGATCAACTGCAACCAGCAGAGAACAAATGTAATATTTGGCAAAGAATGGGTATTAGTAAAAGGCGAAGAAGATCTGTGGGAAACGATTGCGGGCGCTAAGGTTTGCTTCCATCCAGCCAACTTCGCTCAAGCCAATTTAGCTGTATTTGAAAGATTGTTAAATGATTTGAAAAGTAGCCTAATAGCTAATGAAAGAATTGTTGAATATTACGCCGGCGTAGGAGTAATAGGTTTTTCATTAGCAAAAAAAGCTGAGAAGATTGAATGTTGCGAAATTAATCCTTGGGCCCAAATTTCTTTTGAAAAAGCTCGCCAGTGCCAAGGCTTTTCTCATATTTCTTTAATTTCTGGTTCCTCTTCTTCTCATACAGAACTATTAAATCATGCCAGCATAGTAATTGTAGATCCTCCCCGTAAGGGCTTAGATCGCTCCTTGCTTAGCGCTTTGCTTGAAAATGAATTTCCTCAAGAATTGCATTACATTAGCTGCGGTTGGAACTCTTTTAAACAAGATTGGAAAGAATTAACAAAGAGCTGGCAACTTATCTGCGCTCAAGCTTATTTATTTTTTCCTGGCACCAACCAATTAGAAGTATTAGCAAAATTTAAGAAAAAATAG
- a CDS encoding YggT family protein produces MPLKKVFSSSRPNVIEASGLSNMRFFLSLKYSQQRPYYRLKFLDRKDFFLYIRILLIYYPLFFMWLIPIVDLLFQIYMLMLFGRIISSWAPQLMQYRFMQFIAFYTDPYLNLFRKIIPPFGMVDISPILAFFSLSLLKDLIIFLIR; encoded by the coding sequence ATGCCCCTTAAAAAGGTTTTTTCTAGCTCCAGGCCTAATGTAATAGAAGCCTCTGGCTTATCCAACATGCGCTTTTTCCTAAGCTTAAAATATTCCCAACAAAGGCCTTATTATAGATTAAAGTTCTTAGACAGAAAAGACTTTTTTTTATATATTAGAATCCTACTAATTTACTACCCCCTATTTTTTATGTGGCTGATTCCTATTGTTGATCTGCTTTTTCAAATTTATATGTTGATGCTGTTTGGCAGAATTATTTCTTCCTGGGCACCGCAACTCATGCAATATAGGTTTATGCAATTTATAGCTTTCTATACCGATCCTTATCTAAATCTTTTTCGAAAAATTATTCCTCCTTTCGGAATGGTGGATATAAGCCCTATTCTTGCTTTTTTTAGTCTAAGTCTTCTTAAAGATTTAATTATTTTTTTAATTCGATGA
- a CDS encoding UDP-N-acetylglucosamine diphosphorylase, producing the protein MNNFSPDYFFDLTNFAHAKLFKSCTFVWNALSLISSYLQTLTLGEIEVLVPQGTYLVNPHLISIGQGTIIEPGAYIKGPCIIGQNCSVRHGAYIRGNFIAGNECVIGHATEVKNAIMFDKAQAGHFAYLGDTILGSRVNLGAGTKCANLRLNRKNVSIYLDGSFIETDLKKFGAIIGDDSQIGCNSVTNPGTLWGKQVICYPCVNAGGFITSNQLIRSSQKMVVTPL; encoded by the coding sequence ATGAATAATTTTTCACCTGACTATTTTTTTGATCTTACTAACTTTGCACATGCTAAGCTTTTTAAAAGTTGTACTTTTGTATGGAACGCTTTGTCTCTTATCTCCTCTTACCTGCAAACCCTTACTTTAGGAGAAATTGAAGTTCTTGTTCCACAGGGAACTTATTTGGTAAATCCTCATCTAATTTCTATCGGCCAAGGTACTATTATTGAGCCTGGTGCTTATATTAAAGGACCTTGTATCATCGGCCAAAATTGTAGTGTGCGTCATGGAGCCTACATTCGAGGTAATTTCATTGCGGGAAATGAATGTGTAATTGGCCATGCTACCGAGGTGAAGAATGCTATCATGTTTGACAAAGCTCAAGCTGGTCATTTTGCTTACCTTGGCGATACAATTTTGGGCTCACGTGTCAATTTAGGCGCTGGAACAAAATGTGCTAATCTTAGATTAAATCGTAAAAATGTTTCTATCTATCTAGATGGGAGCTTCATTGAAACAGATTTAAAAAAATTTGGGGCTATTATAGGTGATGATTCGCAAATAGGTTGTAATTCTGTAACCAATCCTGGAACTTTGTGGGGCAAACAGGTGATCTGCTATCCATGTGTAAATGCAGGAGGATTTATAACTTCAAATCAGCTTATTCGTTCATCTCAAAAAATGGTCGTTACTCCTCTTTAA
- the pilM gene encoding pilus assembly protein PilM: MLDKPEASITLGLELEKTFLRGIQLTYNKGKPHFSKLFEIIEELDNVNPLYIYEEHPDLQKSLQRDLVITALDTPEVLLRHLEIKLKKEKDIEQVLAFQAEPLLPYSSDQAVLDYLKIGHSEEGSLLTVLAARKDYIQKHLKYCSKLRIEPEVITAIPAALYNFAITCVSSPNPYCIIHLGTQQSTAVLIQGSKLMAAQSILGGVQTLKDALIEEDGSINLAGSNGNLLGTNQPVPTYQAWESLRLEIKRVVFSLTKQARGQEVKELLITGSAALIPNLGTSLASDLKMQQIFPQPEIFPQLSVEKMQEFAAPLGIALAGLPLLKDKINFRRQEFSYPHPWKRLTKSLYAYAGLCIALASALYIFTQSYLAYHLDNARQDYIELLQVMNEPYANFESSYEKSNSLLNDSDSQTKGILELSAKDLLERVHYVEKNLQGKPDIFPLLPIIPKVSDVLAWLGSQDVLRGKCKGEELPLPPIQIESFHYALVKRPEQHKRQEKYQVKVEMEFTSSIPKQAREFHDALIEPNSFVDPKGEVKWNSSHGRYRTSFYLKDKTLYPSSS, from the coding sequence ATGTTGGATAAGCCAGAGGCTTCTATTACATTAGGCCTGGAGCTAGAAAAAACCTTTTTAAGGGGCATTCAACTAACCTACAATAAAGGAAAGCCTCATTTTAGCAAGCTGTTTGAAATAATAGAAGAGTTGGATAATGTAAATCCGCTTTACATTTATGAAGAACATCCTGATTTGCAAAAAAGCCTGCAGAGAGATCTAGTGATCACAGCGTTAGATACTCCTGAAGTGCTTTTACGGCATCTCGAAATAAAATTAAAAAAAGAAAAAGATATAGAACAAGTATTAGCTTTTCAAGCCGAACCTCTGCTACCCTATTCCTCGGACCAAGCCGTCTTAGATTATCTTAAGATTGGCCATTCAGAAGAGGGGTCTTTATTAACTGTTTTAGCAGCCCGCAAAGATTACATTCAAAAACATTTAAAATACTGTTCCAAGCTTCGGATAGAACCTGAGGTTATCACTGCTATACCCGCAGCTTTATACAATTTTGCTATCACCTGTGTGTCTTCGCCTAACCCTTATTGTATCATACATCTTGGCACTCAACAATCTACAGCCGTGCTTATACAAGGTTCCAAGCTTATGGCTGCTCAGTCCATTTTAGGAGGAGTACAAACACTTAAAGATGCGTTGATAGAAGAAGATGGGTCGATTAACCTTGCTGGCTCTAACGGTAACTTACTGGGCACCAATCAGCCTGTTCCTACTTACCAAGCTTGGGAAAGTTTGCGCCTAGAAATTAAACGTGTAGTTTTTTCTCTCACCAAACAAGCCAGGGGGCAGGAAGTAAAGGAATTATTAATTACTGGTTCAGCTGCTTTAATTCCCAACTTGGGAACCTCTTTAGCTTCAGATTTAAAAATGCAACAAATTTTTCCCCAGCCAGAGATTTTTCCTCAGTTAAGTGTAGAAAAAATGCAAGAATTTGCAGCCCCCTTAGGCATAGCTTTAGCAGGCCTTCCTCTTTTAAAAGACAAAATTAACTTTCGTAGGCAGGAATTTTCCTATCCTCATCCTTGGAAAAGATTGACCAAATCATTATATGCCTATGCAGGCTTATGTATCGCTTTAGCTTCAGCTTTATATATATTTACGCAATCTTATCTTGCTTATCATCTCGATAATGCTAGGCAAGATTATATTGAACTCTTACAGGTTATGAATGAACCCTACGCTAATTTTGAGAGCTCTTATGAAAAAAGCAATTCTTTGCTCAATGATTCTGATAGCCAAACTAAAGGCATTTTAGAGCTCTCCGCAAAAGATCTTTTAGAACGGGTCCATTATGTTGAAAAAAACCTACAGGGTAAGCCTGATATTTTCCCCCTTCTACCCATCATTCCTAAAGTAAGCGATGTTTTAGCTTGGTTAGGCTCCCAAGATGTTCTTAGAGGAAAATGTAAAGGGGAGGAACTTCCTTTACCCCCTATTCAAATAGAAAGCTTTCATTACGCTTTAGTTAAAAGACCTGAACAACATAAGAGGCAGGAAAAATATCAGGTAAAAGTTGAAATGGAGTTTACAAGTTCGATACCCAAGCAAGCTCGCGAGTTCCATGATGCATTGATTGAGCCTAATTCCTTCGTAGACCCTAAAGGGGAAGTAAAATGGAATAGCAGCCATGGTCGCTATAGAACCTCGTTTTACTTAAAAGATAAAACTCTTTATCCCTCTTCTTCATAA
- a CDS encoding polyprenyl synthetase family protein translates to MIKNDPFSSILAPYQLTFESSLCQAIPLLGPKTNLRDVCEYALMNGGKRFRPFLVLVIAKALKASVDVSFAALAVEFFHTASLLADDLPCMDNDDVRRDKPSAHRVYGESLALLASYALIASGYEFLAKNAKVLSLSGALHAAQSDRICLLALENCTFNTGLLGATGGQFLDIYPPDLSINTLKEIIRMKTGSLFEISFVLGWLYGGGALDKLTDMKKAAYHFGMAFQIADDFGDIEQDAHRGKLVNLVAKCGREAAFKMFLEEIEAFKVISQQLNLEAPELSALCDLLTSQIHEEKIK, encoded by the coding sequence ATGATTAAAAATGATCCTTTTTCTTCCATTTTAGCACCTTACCAACTCACTTTCGAATCAAGCTTGTGTCAAGCTATCCCCCTTCTAGGCCCTAAAACAAACTTGCGTGACGTCTGTGAGTATGCCTTAATGAATGGTGGCAAGCGTTTTCGCCCCTTTTTAGTCCTAGTAATTGCTAAAGCTTTGAAGGCCTCAGTAGATGTATCTTTTGCTGCTCTTGCTGTTGAGTTTTTCCATACCGCTTCTTTATTGGCGGACGATTTGCCCTGTATGGACAACGATGATGTGCGAAGGGATAAGCCTAGTGCTCATAGAGTGTATGGAGAATCTCTAGCATTATTAGCTAGTTATGCTTTAATTGCTTCGGGGTATGAATTTCTCGCTAAAAATGCAAAAGTACTAAGTTTATCGGGAGCCCTTCATGCTGCCCAGAGTGACAGGATTTGCCTTCTTGCTCTAGAAAACTGCACATTTAATACAGGTCTTTTAGGGGCTACAGGAGGGCAATTTTTAGATATCTATCCTCCTGATTTAAGTATAAACACTTTGAAAGAAATTATTCGGATGAAAACGGGCTCTTTATTTGAGATTTCTTTTGTTTTAGGATGGTTGTATGGGGGAGGAGCTTTAGATAAACTTACAGACATGAAAAAAGCTGCTTATCACTTTGGCATGGCCTTTCAAATTGCTGATGATTTTGGAGATATCGAGCAAGATGCTCATCGAGGGAAGCTGGTCAACTTGGTAGCTAAGTGCGGTAGAGAGGCTGCTTTTAAAATGTTTTTAGAGGAAATAGAGGCGTTTAAGGTGATAAGCCAGCAGCTTAATTTGGAGGCCCCTGAGTTAAGCGCTTTATGTGACTTGCTTACTTCGCAAATCCATGAAGAAAAAATTAAATAA
- a CDS encoding ATP-binding protein, whose product MVEEDRPDPEALLQLINREEEKSRGGKLKIFFGMAAGVGKTYAMLEDGQQRRLEGVDIVIGVINTHGRKETAALTVGLESIPEKSISYRGNIFTELDIDAIIKRKPHIVLIDELAHTNVPGSRHTKRWQDVMEILEAGIDVYTTLNVQHIESRKDVVEEITGIVIRETVPDSLIERASQIELVDITPTGLLRRLKEGKVYIGPQSEIAAKNFFQVDRLTALREIALRLTAEKVDHDLHGLLPSAERSSLWKPSERLMVAISPSPHSQRLIRLARRYAFTLDAPWIALHVDNGKKLSEKDQKQLAKNLSLARELGAEVITTADPSIGIALKRMAKQKNVTQIIIGRPQNTLFKKLMGISNLLDILNQEASGIDVHVIHHDASVPLNVSPWAKLEFTSTYKDYGWALFFTLLIAMLGGVCSLYLSYQMIGFIFFFFFLGFSLFLGKGPLVLSASLFSIIWSMLFLPSFNSTYFGEVETGLFLSFAAATCVLSILTDRIKKREQLLRHREEKSQVLYEIVKELATTSFNKELFLSICARLNNLLNGRAEIFLKKIDDGLMIHAETDLLKDEKEKAVATWVFENTKMAGWSTDTLSSVNNLYLPLKGFKETVGILAFRPTFPKVIQQEEITLLQTICQQVAHYVERTFKEEKLRKNEYLKQIEKVQHNILSSLSLEFKTPLYSIRGAARELKSAELAKNADLRSHKIQQIEESSNYLSRMVENVVTMSQLSTGFLKVSKKLQTISELINASLASLQKNLEKHIIKVEVDKDLPPIYFDFSLMELLLCNLLINAAAYSEPGKEILISSHKIEGFILLSVADEGPGIPLNFVPRLFEKFYRIPGTPSNGMGLGLAVVKTIADLHQAKIEVHNRPKRGTVFTLYFPLKNE is encoded by the coding sequence ATGGTTGAAGAAGATCGCCCAGATCCAGAAGCTTTACTTCAGTTGATTAACCGGGAAGAAGAGAAAAGTAGAGGAGGAAAACTTAAAATTTTTTTTGGGATGGCTGCTGGCGTAGGTAAAACTTATGCGATGCTAGAGGATGGCCAACAGCGTCGCTTAGAAGGAGTAGATATTGTCATAGGGGTCATTAACACCCATGGACGAAAAGAGACCGCTGCTCTTACGGTTGGCTTAGAAAGTATTCCTGAAAAATCCATTAGCTATAGAGGAAACATTTTCACGGAGCTTGATATAGATGCAATCATCAAACGCAAGCCTCATATCGTTCTTATAGATGAACTAGCGCATACCAATGTGCCAGGGTCGCGCCATACAAAACGATGGCAGGATGTAATGGAGATTCTTGAAGCAGGAATCGATGTTTACACCACCTTAAATGTCCAACATATTGAGAGCCGTAAGGATGTAGTGGAAGAAATTACAGGCATTGTAATTCGTGAAACTGTTCCCGATAGCCTTATAGAAAGAGCTTCTCAAATCGAGTTAGTAGATATCACTCCTACGGGGCTTTTAAGGCGCCTTAAAGAAGGAAAAGTATATATAGGACCTCAATCTGAAATTGCTGCAAAAAACTTTTTCCAGGTCGATCGATTAACGGCCTTAAGAGAAATAGCGCTGCGGCTAACAGCAGAAAAAGTAGATCATGATTTGCATGGATTACTGCCCAGTGCTGAAAGATCTAGCTTATGGAAACCCTCTGAACGCCTAATGGTAGCGATTAGCCCTAGCCCTCATTCTCAGCGCTTAATTCGCCTTGCACGCCGTTACGCCTTTACCCTAGACGCTCCTTGGATTGCTTTGCATGTCGATAATGGGAAGAAGTTAAGCGAAAAGGATCAGAAACAGCTAGCCAAAAACCTCTCTCTTGCTAGAGAACTCGGAGCAGAAGTTATCACTACGGCAGATCCTTCTATAGGAATAGCCTTAAAAAGGATGGCCAAACAAAAGAACGTTACTCAAATTATTATTGGTCGCCCCCAAAACACCTTGTTTAAAAAATTGATGGGAATAAGTAATCTTCTGGATATTCTCAATCAAGAGGCTAGCGGTATCGATGTACATGTAATCCACCATGATGCCTCTGTTCCCCTCAATGTATCTCCCTGGGCTAAATTAGAATTTACAAGCACCTATAAAGATTACGGATGGGCTCTTTTTTTCACCCTACTTATTGCTATGCTAGGGGGAGTATGCTCTTTATATCTAAGCTACCAAATGATAGGATTTATTTTCTTTTTTTTCTTCTTAGGGTTTAGCCTATTCCTAGGAAAAGGCCCGCTTGTTTTATCGGCATCCCTTTTTTCTATAATTTGGTCCATGCTCTTTTTACCTTCTTTTAATTCCACTTATTTTGGAGAAGTGGAGACAGGTTTGTTTTTATCTTTTGCAGCAGCTACTTGCGTTTTAAGCATCCTTACTGACCGCATTAAAAAACGGGAGCAACTGCTTAGGCATCGAGAAGAAAAGTCACAAGTGCTTTATGAAATTGTAAAGGAGCTAGCGACTACTTCTTTTAATAAAGAATTATTCTTATCTATCTGCGCTCGCCTAAATAATCTGCTAAACGGAAGAGCCGAAATTTTTCTAAAAAAAATTGATGATGGTCTTATGATCCATGCTGAGACCGATTTGCTGAAAGATGAAAAAGAGAAAGCCGTAGCTACCTGGGTATTTGAAAATACAAAAATGGCAGGATGGTCTACAGATACATTATCATCTGTTAACAATCTTTACCTACCTTTAAAAGGATTTAAAGAGACAGTGGGTATTCTAGCTTTTCGGCCTACCTTCCCTAAAGTGATACAGCAAGAAGAAATAACCCTCCTTCAAACAATTTGCCAGCAAGTAGCGCATTATGTGGAAAGGACCTTTAAAGAAGAAAAGCTCCGGAAAAATGAATATCTTAAACAGATCGAAAAAGTTCAACATAACATTTTAAGCTCTCTTTCCTTGGAGTTTAAGACACCTCTATATTCCATCAGAGGGGCAGCACGTGAGCTAAAAAGTGCGGAGCTTGCCAAGAATGCAGACCTTCGTTCGCATAAGATTCAGCAGATTGAAGAATCTTCTAATTATTTAAGTCGCATGGTAGAAAATGTGGTGACTATGTCTCAATTAAGCACAGGTTTTCTCAAAGTCTCCAAAAAATTACAAACCATCTCGGAATTGATTAATGCCAGCTTAGCAAGCTTACAGAAAAACCTTGAAAAACATATCATAAAAGTTGAAGTCGATAAAGATCTCCCTCCTATCTATTTTGATTTTTCCTTGATGGAACTTCTTCTTTGTAACTTATTAATTAACGCTGCTGCTTACTCTGAGCCAGGTAAAGAAATTTTAATTTCTTCTCATAAAATAGAAGGTTTTATTCTTCTTTCCGTCGCGGACGAAGGACCAGGTATTCCTCTTAATTTTGTTCCTCGACTTTTTGAAAAATTTTATCGAATTCCTGGCACGCCATCCAATGGAATGGGATTAGGGCTAGCCGTAGTAAAAACCATCGCTGATCTTCATCAAGCAAAAATTGAGGTTCATAATCGCCCTAAAAGAGGAACGGTATTTACTCTCTATTTTCCTCTAAAAAATGAGTAA
- the recA gene encoding recombinase RecA, whose protein sequence is MAQANDAERKKALDLAVSQIKKQFGDGAIMSLGKHSSEREISVIKTGALSLDVALGIGGVPRGRVVEIYGPESSGKSTLALHIVANAQRNGGVAAYIDAEHALDPSYATKIGVNIDNLLISQPDSGEEALNIAEALARSNAIDVIIIDSVAALVPKSELEGEIGDTHVGLQARMMSQALRKLTSALAKSNTCAIFINQIREKIGVMYGNPETTTGGRALKFYSSVRLDIRRTAGIKGNDNVEIGNRVRVKVAKNKMAPPFLTAEFDILFNEGISRTGAVIDMAAEYNIVDKKGAWFSYKGQRLGQGREAVREELKNNAKLLEELETLVLEHLNNKVAAKTSKASENEESLAELMEV, encoded by the coding sequence ATGGCTCAAGCTAACGATGCAGAACGTAAAAAAGCACTCGATTTGGCAGTTAGCCAAATTAAAAAGCAATTTGGCGATGGTGCCATTATGTCGCTTGGCAAACACTCTTCCGAGCGAGAAATTAGTGTAATTAAAACTGGCGCTCTCTCTTTAGATGTAGCTTTAGGCATTGGAGGAGTTCCCAGAGGACGCGTAGTGGAAATTTATGGGCCTGAATCTTCAGGTAAATCTACTTTGGCTTTACATATAGTCGCTAATGCTCAACGTAATGGTGGTGTAGCGGCTTATATTGATGCAGAGCATGCATTAGATCCTAGCTATGCGACTAAAATCGGAGTTAATATTGATAATCTATTAATCTCCCAACCTGATAGTGGAGAAGAAGCTTTGAACATTGCAGAAGCGTTAGCTCGTTCGAATGCTATTGATGTAATTATCATCGATTCTGTGGCAGCCTTAGTGCCTAAATCAGAGCTTGAGGGGGAAATCGGCGATACTCACGTAGGTTTGCAAGCACGTATGATGTCACAAGCTTTACGCAAGCTAACGTCTGCTCTAGCTAAAAGCAACACTTGCGCTATTTTTATTAACCAAATTCGTGAGAAAATTGGGGTTATGTATGGCAACCCTGAGACTACCACAGGTGGAAGAGCTTTAAAATTTTATTCTTCTGTACGCTTAGATATTCGTCGTACAGCAGGAATTAAAGGAAATGACAATGTAGAGATTGGTAATCGCGTACGAGTCAAAGTAGCAAAAAATAAAATGGCCCCTCCCTTCTTAACTGCTGAGTTTGATATTCTGTTCAACGAAGGTATTTCTCGTACCGGAGCAGTTATTGACATGGCAGCTGAATACAATATTGTGGATAAAAAAGGTGCTTGGTTTAGCTACAAAGGCCAACGTCTAGGTCAAGGTAGAGAAGCCGTTAGAGAAGAGCTTAAGAATAATGCCAAGTTGCTAGAAGAACTAGAAACTTTAGTATTAGAGCATCTTAACAATAAGGTTGCAGCCAAAACAAGTAAAGCGTCCGAGAATGAAGAATCTTTAGCTGAGCTTATGGAAGTTTAA
- a CDS encoding metal-sensitive transcriptional regulator, whose product MKNSEGEHKQAKQASYHDQLPHLNRINGQLEGIKKMIKEERYCPEILTQLRAIRSAIKSIERRILDTHLSSCVAQACLCHDHEEQKKKIEEIRILLKRFE is encoded by the coding sequence ATGAAAAATTCAGAGGGTGAACATAAACAAGCTAAACAAGCTTCTTATCACGATCAACTCCCACATCTAAATAGGATAAATGGGCAGCTAGAAGGAATAAAAAAGATGATTAAAGAGGAAAGGTATTGTCCAGAAATTTTAACTCAGCTTAGAGCCATCCGTTCAGCTATAAAAAGCATCGAAAGGCGTATCTTGGATACCCATCTATCCTCATGCGTGGCCCAAGCTTGCCTCTGTCACGATCACGAGGAGCAAAAAAAGAAAATTGAGGAGATTAGGATATTGCTTAAGCGATTTGAATGA